A window of the Armatimonadota bacterium genome harbors these coding sequences:
- the hpnC gene encoding squalene synthase HpnC produces the protein MTAVALLPKYQFDGSATLAEAEAWCARLARSHYENFIVGSLFCPRPLRHHFYNYYAFCRVSDDLADEAADSQQAALMLDAWESELERMERGEAEHPVFVALRSTTAEFGIPTSLYHDLLRAFRQDQSVQRYPTFHDLLGYCRYSANPVGRVVLHLAGYRDEERLLLSDSICTALQLANFWQDVGRDYARGRIYIPLEDIARFGYTEAELARGEETEAFRNLMAFEAQRTRELFQLGAPLAGMVHRRLRLDVEMFSQGGAEVLRLIERQEGRVLSKRPAVSRGRQAVMLIGRLIAGLTP, from the coding sequence ATGACGGCTGTGGCGCTACTGCCGAAGTATCAGTTTGATGGCTCCGCTACTCTGGCCGAAGCTGAGGCATGGTGTGCGCGACTGGCGCGTTCGCACTACGAAAACTTTATCGTCGGCAGCCTCTTTTGTCCACGGCCGCTCCGCCACCACTTCTACAACTATTACGCTTTCTGCCGCGTCAGTGACGACCTTGCCGATGAAGCTGCCGACAGCCAGCAAGCCGCTTTAATGCTGGATGCGTGGGAGTCCGAGCTGGAGCGCATGGAGCGCGGCGAAGCCGAGCATCCCGTGTTTGTAGCCCTGAGAAGCACTACAGCCGAGTTCGGCATCCCGACCTCACTCTATCATGACCTTCTGCGTGCGTTCCGGCAGGATCAGAGCGTACAGCGCTATCCAACATTTCACGATCTGCTGGGCTACTGCCGGTACTCGGCCAACCCTGTGGGACGCGTGGTACTGCATCTCGCCGGTTATCGCGACGAAGAACGGTTGCTGCTCTCCGACTCGATCTGCACAGCGCTGCAGCTGGCTAACTTCTGGCAAGACGTGGGGCGCGACTATGCTCGCGGGCGCATCTACATACCGCTTGAGGATATCGCCCGATTTGGCTACACCGAAGCGGAACTTGCCCGGGGCGAGGAGACCGAGGCCTTTCGGAACCTCATGGCCTTTGAAGCGCAGCGCACGCGTGAGCTGTTTCAACTCGGTGCGCCGCTCGCAGGGATGGTGCATCGACGCCTGCGGCTGGACGTTGAGATGTTCTCCCAGGGCGGCGCCGAGGTGCTGCGTCTCATTGAGCGCCAGGAGGGGCGCGTCCTCAGCAAACGCCCTGCCGTCAGCCGCGGGCGCCAGGCGGTGATGCTAATTGGCCGGCTGATAGCGGGCTTGACGCCGTGA